The following coding sequences lie in one Fusarium poae strain DAOMC 252244 chromosome 1, whole genome shotgun sequence genomic window:
- a CDS encoding hypothetical protein (TransMembrane:5 (o36-56i77-95o107-124i136-153o173-193i)~BUSCO:46175at5125), whose amino-acid sequence MAMQSSLEVLKNTLEEIIKNPQYHDLLSLVKTARNGIIYGTKVRFPHALVMVFLFRSGTFREKVKLVLRATRHHATNLARFATIYKLTMLALKYFGAEPGKEGTYDSFVGGLVGGYFVFGGRSKRTGKISSVNQQIVIYVFARVMLALARIAVKPGAGLPVVSSEPLHSTINHYAWPAFASLSWAMVMLIFRYHPEDLQSSLRSSMTYIYKDCNEFDSLRTLLWVNK is encoded by the exons ATGGCCATGCAGTCTTCACTGGAAGTGTTGAAG AACACGCTTGAGGAAATTATCAAGAACCCGCAATACCATGATCTATTATCGCTGGTCAAGACGGCGCGCAACGGTATTATCTACGGAACCAAGGTGCGGTTTCCTCATGCGCTGGT GATGGTCTTTCTCTTCCGCTCCGGAAC ATTCCGAGAAAAGGTCAAATTAGTCCTTCGAGCGACTAGACATCATGCGACCAACTTGGCGCGCTTCGCTACCATTTATAAGCTGACCATGTTGGCGCTCAAATACTTTGGCGCAGAGCCTGGAAAGGAGG GTACATACGACTCTTTTGTAGGCGGTCTTGTCGGCGGTTACTTTGTCTTTGGCGGTCGATCGAAACGCACAGGAAAGATCTCATCAGTCAACCAACAGATCGTCATCTACGTGTTTGCGCGTGTCATGCTCGCCCTCGCACGCATCGCCGTCAAGCCCGGAGCTGGCTTGCCAGTCGTGTCATCAGAGCCTCTCCACAGCACCATCAACCACTACGCCTGGCCAGCGTTTGCCTCGCTGTCGTGGGCCATGGTCATGTTGATCTTCCGCTACCACCCTGAGGATCTACAgtcgagcttgagaagcagcATGACATATATCTACAAGGACTGCAACGAATTCGACTCGCTTCGAACTTTGCTCTGGGTGAATAAATAG
- a CDS encoding hypothetical protein (BUSCO:9876at5125) → MASLEEKEALFKRLQILGSDDEFDAEEYHERQQCRKFFAPKPKPQSIANPQAKEAPVLDLVSDDSQQSRVTPRRVTSAPTPAPAQGAKIIKGTPMTAMGQKSKPGTLLNHRSDGAILVDDTPIPDTARQTQRTLSRSDSSPLLVTGRNLGQVVGQSPSPSLTTKKRKREPVLKPRPESEQILKGITFFYVPDDDIAPVRRLRITRAREYGATWVRAPRIATHIVVEKHIKYKELDGILKRTNRNLPPIVVNDEYFIDCVQFKTILQNNQKKYHLIGQPVTTENESSVIPRSPLDSMNSLPLKPPERNSRRWDHVLPQGTPERSEESAHPTQIPETPAPADSQPVILNLQDMASPRSGSNGGSATHSRNSSLSALQAASGAKRIHKEDNHKDELSEYIEIMAEYKDLPLDADDEDAQTVTDIGDMESEDQRLSGSEDEVTRMRKSKRKTRSRGKYIAFEDRFSCNSAGAKDAKAGNPNARTIEVLQKMADYYNRINDHWRSTAYRKVISTLKRQETKITSAEEAQQLPNVGPRLAQKIEEIVTTDRLQRLEYAQKEPMDEALQLFLGIYSVGNSQAQRWLAQGFRTLEDLKANAKRSPNQSLGIDHYDDLNTRIPRHEVEALGIVVKRAAQRIDPEVELIIGGSYRRGAKTSGDIDFIITKSNTKSSADLRPFLDSLVQRLETEGFLVARLASSRSASDGSKWHGCCVLPRINGFSDDDYKPVWRRIDFLLVPESERGAALLYFTGNDIFNRSMRLLASKKGMRLNQRGLYKDVMRGPQRVKITDGELIEGRDEQRIFDILGVKWREPQERWC, encoded by the coding sequence ATGGCCTCGCtagaggagaaggaggcgCTTTTTAAACGACTTCAGATACTTGGTAGTGATGATGAGTTCGATGCAGAAGAATATCATGAAAGGCAACAATGTCGCAAATTCTTTGCACCCAAACCAAAACCACAATCAATTGCTAACCCTCAAGCAAAAGAAGCCCCTGTGCTGGACCTCGTCAGTGATGATTCACAACAGTCAAGAGTGACGCCTAGGAGAGTAACCTCGGCTCCGACCCCAGCACCCGCTCAAGGGGCAAAGATAATCAAGGGAACACCAATGACAGCTATGGGTCAGAAGAGCAAACCCGGCACACTCTTGAACCATCGCAGTGATGGAGCTATTCTGGTTGATGATACACCTATACCGGATACTGCTCGCCAGACGCAAAGGACTCTATCTAGAAGTGATTCTTCACCCCTCCTTGTTACCGGGAGAAATCTCGGCCAAGTGGTCGGTCAGTCTCCTTCACCAAGCTTAACAacgaagaaaagaaagcGCGAGCCTGTGCTCAAACCCCGGCCAGAGAGCGAGCAAATCTTGAAGGGTATTACTTTCTTTTACGTTCCCGATGATGATATCGCGCCGGTTCGAAGGTTACGCATCACGAGGGCGCGCGAATACGGTGCGACATGGGTGCGAGCGCCGCGCATTGCGACTCACATTGTGGTGGAGAAGCATATCAAGTACAAAGAATTGGACGGTATTTTGAAGAGAACCAACAGGAATCTCCCACCCATAGTGGTCAATGATGAATATTTCATTGACTGCGTCCAATTCAAGACCATCCTTCAAAACAACCAAAAAAAGTACCATCTTATAGGCCAGCCTGTGACCACTGAAAACGAGTCTTCAGTTATCCCACGCAGTCCCCTTGATTCGATGAATTCCTTACCACTCAAGCCTCCTGAGAGGAACTCAAGGCGGTGGGACCATGTACTTCCACAAGGTACTCCAGAGAGGAGTGAAGAGTCGGCTCATCCTACTCAGATCCCAGAGACTCCTGCTCCTGCAGATTCGCAGCCGGTGATACTTAACCTTCAAGACATGGCCTCGCCTCGTTCTGGAAGTAATGGAGGTAGTGCGACTCATTCTCGGAATTCTTCCTTGTCAGCCTTACAAGCCGCCAGTGGTGCCAAGCGAATTCACAAAGAAGACAACCATAAAGACGAGCTATCTGAATACATCGAGATAATGGCCGAGTATAAGGACCTCCCATTAGACgcagatgatgaagacgcTCAAACCGTCACAGACATTGGAGATATGGAATCAGAAGATCAACGTCTGTCAGGCTCAGAAGACGAGGTTACCAGGATGCGCAAGTCGAAAAGGAAGACGAGATCAAGGGGAAAATATATTGCATTCGAGGATCGGTTTTCATGCAACTCAGCTGGGGCAAAAGACGCTAAAGCGGGGAATCCTAATGCCCGCACAATCGAGGTCCTACAAAAGATGGCCGATTACTACAATCGTATCAACGACCACTGGCGATCAACTGCATACAGAAAAGTCATCAGCACGCTGAAGCGCCAAGAGACCAAGATCACGTCTGCTGAAGAGGCGCAACAGCTACCTAACGTAGGACCTCGCCTGGCGCAAAAGATTGAGGAAATTGTTACAACCGATAGGCTACAGCGACTTGAGTATGCCCAAAAGGAGCCAATGGACGAAGCACTCCAACTATTTCTGGGCATCTACAGTGTTGGAAACAGCCAGGCTCAACGGTGGCTGGCACAGGGGTTCCGAACGCTCGAAGACTTGAAAGCCAACGCTAAACGATCGCCAAACCAGTCGTTAGGAATTGACCATTATGATGACCTCAATACTAGAATCCCTCGGCATGAGGTCGAGGCTCTAGGCATTGTTGTAAAGAGAGCCGCGCAACGTATCGATCCAGAGGTGGAGCTCATCATTGGAGGCAGTTACCGAAGAGGAGCAAAAACATCTGGAGACATTGACTTCATTATCACAAAGTCAAATACAAAGTCCTCAGCTGATCTACGGCCTTTCCTCGACAGCCTCGTTCAGCGTCTCGAGACTGAAGGATTCCTCGTGGCACGACTAGCATCATCTCGGTCTGCTAGCGATGGGAGTAAGTGGCATGGCTGCTGCGTGCTCCCCAGGATCAACGGCTTTAGCGACGATGACTATAAACCTGTCTGGCGGCGCATCGATTTCTTGCTTGTGCCCGAATCCGAAAGAGGTGCCGCTTTGCTGTACTTCACTGGCAATGATATCTTCAACCGCAGCATGCGCCTGTTGGCTTCCAAGAAAGGAATGAGATTGAACCAGCGCGGTCTATACAAGGATGTCATGCGAGGTCCGCAGAGGGTCAAGATCACAGATGGAGAGCTGATCGAGGGGCGAGACGAACAAAGAATCTTTGATATTCTTGGGGTCAAATGGAGAGAACCTCAAGAACGATGGtgttaa
- a CDS encoding hypothetical protein (BUSCO:32453at5125), translating to MAPNPDVASAISKAESAPGEKGPVYEQFIPTIKDLSPPPTADDLNAIVDSFFGQALGVVATRTILSSFIATLREIQNQDLWIEVGNRTLDTIAAQPSSSSFVDAGATLRELIATAHEKNEDFLDAAKTLADIPLDSSQRKITDEEKARTWVRIVRNYLEVDDSTAAEMYINKLKNIMHSVADQELNLHFKLSQARILDAQRDFLSASQRYHEISFFPAIDEDDRVHTLSMAIKCGVLAPAGPMRNRTLGRLYKDDRSSQLEEFGILEKMFLDRLLSPEEVDKFAEGLQPHQLAKTSDGSTVLAKAVVEHNLLGASRLYSNIRFEALGSLLGLDADKAEETTARMIEQGRLVGRMDQLDGIVYFEGGEASGVKGSGRAEVTVGKEMRTWDSNVQSLAEEVEHVTNTLQKEFPEFVAANLVI from the exons ATGGCGCCCAACCCTGATGTCGCGAGTGCTATATCAAAAGCAGAGTCCGCTCCcggagaaaaggggcctgtCTATGAACAGTTCATTCCAACCATCAAGGACCTCTCGCCTCCACCTACCGCCGACGACCTTAATGCTATCGTCGACTCTTTCTTTGGCCAGGCGCTTGGCGTCGTAGCCACTCGAACCATTCTCTCATCTTTCATCGCGACACTCCGAGAGATACAGAACCAGGACCTGTGGATCGAGGTCGGAAACCGCACGCTAGACACAATTGCCGctcagccttcttcatcatcctttGTCGACGCTGGTGCCACACTCCGAGAGCTCATTGCTACTGCCCATGAGAAAAATGAAGATTTTCTCGACGCAGCCAAAACCCTGGCCGACATCCCTCTCGATAGCTCCCAGCGCAAGATCACCGATGAGGAAAAGGCTCGAACATGGGTTCGAATCGTACGAAACTATCTCGAAGTAGACGACTCTACAGCCGCCGAGATGTATatcaacaagctcaagaacATCATGCATTCGGTCGCCGATCAAGAACTAAACCTCCACTTCAAGCTCTCGCAAGCACGTATTCTCGATGCTCAGCGTGACTTCTTGTCTGCATCTCAACGATATCACGAAATTAGCTTCTTCCCCGCCATTGACGAGGACGATCGTGTACATACTCTCAGCATGGCTATCAAGTGCGGCGTTTTGGCCCCTGCAGGCCCAATGAGAAACCGTACACTAGGCCGTCTATATAAGGATGACCGGTCATCTCAGCTGGAAGAATTTGGCATTTTGGAAAAGATGTTTCTTGATAGACTTTTGTCTCCTGAGGAAGTGGACAAGTTTGCTGAGGGATTGCAACCGCATCAGCTAGCAAAGACTTCAGATGGATCAACAGTACTCGCCAAAGCCGTTGTTGAGCATAACCTTCTTGGTGCATCGCGGCTTTACAGCAACATCAGATTCGAAGCCTTGGGATCACTGTTGGGACTGGATGCAGACAAGGCGGAGGAGACCACAGCACGAATGATCGAACAAGGTCGACTGGTAGGTAGAATGGACCAGCTCGACGGTATTGTGTACTTTGAGGGCGGCGAAGCGTCTGGAGTAAAGGGCAGTGGACGAGCCGAAGTGACCGTTGGCAAAGAAATGCGAACATGGGACTCCAATGTCCAAAGTCTAGCAGAGGAAGTAGAACACGTCACGAACACGCTGCAGAAGGAGTTTCCC GAATTTGTTGCCGCAAACCTTGTTATATGA
- the AMT1 gene encoding ammonium transporter Amt1 (TransMembrane:11 (o39-60i72-90o129-150i157-180o192-210i231-249o261-282i289-309o315-333i345-373o393-415i)), with protein MGGDGDARGATNLKYNGTGAIGANPLDMNVNDWYEAGDIAWMLSATALVLLMIPGVGFFYSGLARRKSALSLIWLSVMSAAVTTFQWFFWGFSLTFSHTAGPFIGDLANFGFRDVLARPSVGSAHLPDMMFAVYQGMFSALTVALATGAVAERGRMLPCIIFIFVWATIVYDPIACWTWNPNGWSNKMGGLDFAGGTPVHIASGSAALAYSMMLGKRSGHGTHELNYRPHNATHIVTGTVFLWVGWFGFNAGSALSANLRGVMAAVVTNLAACVGGITWCLLDYRLERKFSTVGFCSGVVAGLVCITPGSGYVPPWAAIIFGALGAAGSNYATKVKFLLGIDDALDIFAVHGVGGLIGNICTAFFASPTIAALDGYSRIKGGWVEHHWAQMGYQLADSVCGGLYSFTVTCLILFLMNLIPGLRLRVDGEAELQGIDDAEIGEFAYDYVELTREVVSDMDNESGSRYSADPTAFQHYEKNHIPMIDARMFGGQPAHAPVAFPQ; from the exons ATGGGAGGCGACGGTGACGCCAGAGGAGCAACCAACCTCAAGTATAACGGTACAGGAGCAATAGGTGCAAATCCGCTCGACATGAATGTCAATGACTGGTACGAG GCTGGAGATATCGCGTGGATGCTCTCAGCCACTGCTCTAGTATTATTAATGATTCCTGGCGTCGG CTTCTTCTATTCAGGACTCGCTCGTCGCAAATCAGCTTTATCGCTGATATGGCTCTCTGTAATGAGTGCCGCAGTAACAACCTTTCAATGGTTCTTCTGGGGCTTCTCACTTACATTTTCTCATACGGCTGGTCCCTTCATCGGTGACCTGGCCAACTTTGGATTCCGCGATGTCTTGGCTCGCCCTTCGGTGGGCTCGGCGCATCTCCCGGACATGATGTTTGCTGTCTATCAGGGCATGTTCTCTGCCCTGACCGTCGCTCTCGCTACTGGCGCCGTCGCCGAGCGTGGCCGAATGCTCCcctgcatcatcttcatcttcgtgTGGGCCACCATTGTCTACGACCCCATCGCATGTTGGACCTGGAACCCTAATGGCTGGTCCAACAAGATGGGCGGCTTAGACTTTGCCGGAGGTACCCCGGTGCACATTGCTTCAGGGAGCGCTGCTCTGGCTTACTCCATGATGTTGGGCAAGCGCAGTGGCCATGGAACCCATGAACTCAACTACCGCCCTCACAATGCTACTCATATCGTAACTGGAACCGTCTTCCTATGGGTCGGGTGGTTTGGCTTCAATGCTGGCTCCGCTCTTTCAGCTAACCTCCGTGGTGTCATGGCAGCTGTCGTAACTAACCTAGCTGCTTGCGTTGGTGGAATTACCTGGTGTCTTTTGGACTATCGTCTTGAGAGGAAGTTCTCCACTGTTGGCTTTTGTTCGggtgttgttgctggtcTTGTCTGCATCACCCCTGGTTCTG GCTACGTCCCTCCTTGGGCCGCTATTATCTTTGGTGCTCTTGGCGCTGCCGGTTCGAACTACGCTACCAAGGTCAAGTTCCTTCTCGGAATCGACGATGCCCTCGATATTTTCGCTGTTCACGGTGTCGGCGGTCTCATCGGCAATATTTGCACCGCCTTCTTCGCCAGCCCGACTATCGCTGCTCTCGACGGTTACTCTCGCATTAAAGGTGGATGGGTCGAGCATCACTGGGCACAGATGGGTTATCAGCTTGCCGACTCGGTCTGCGGAGGCCTATACTCTTTCACCGTCACATGCCTCATTCTTTTCCTTATGAACCTTATTCCAGGACTACGCCTACGTGTCGATGGGGAGGCTGAGCTTCAGGGTATCGACGACGCCGAGATTGGAGAATTTGCCTACGATTATGTCGAGCTCACCCGAGAAGTTGTTAGCGATATGGACAACGAGTCTGGAAGCCGATACTCGGCTGATCCCACGGCATTCCAACACTACGAGAAGAACCATATTCCCATGATCGATGCTCGCATGTTTGGTGGTCAACCCGCCCATGCTCCTGTAGCATTCCCTCAGTGA